A single genomic interval of Syntrophobotulus glycolicus DSM 8271 harbors:
- a CDS encoding FHA domain-containing protein, with product MQAVLVIGRIVFVLVIYLFLLRLLTVLLADLKNKGILTKEESELGCLEVLNGADMLPKGRKIRIEPKGLKIGRGKQNDIVVPDHFCSVDHAEFKYTHGAIIVEDTGSTNGTWVNGERINSPIQLVPGDFVKIGSMTFQYTRWRNEGI from the coding sequence TTGCAGGCAGTGCTTGTCATAGGCAGGATCGTATTTGTTCTGGTGATCTACTTGTTTTTATTGAGGCTGTTAACCGTTCTTTTGGCTGATTTGAAAAACAAGGGGATTTTGACCAAGGAAGAATCGGAACTTGGCTGTTTGGAAGTTTTAAACGGAGCCGACATGCTGCCTAAAGGCAGGAAAATCCGTATTGAACCTAAAGGGCTGAAGATTGGGCGCGGGAAACAAAATGATATTGTTGTTCCTGATCATTTTTGTTCCGTAGACCATGCCGAATTCAAATATACTCACGGTGCGATAATCGTAGAGGATACGGGGAGTACAAATGGCACATGGGTTAACGGTGAACGAATCAATTCACCAATCCAGCTTGTCCCCGGTGATTTTGTGAAAATCGGCAGCATGACTTTCCAATACACGAGGTGGAGAAATGAAGGCATTTAG
- a CDS encoding FhaA domain-containing protein, which translates to MSLLNKFETAAEYLFTNMFKKTSSSIQPVEVAGKLLKAMLRNKQVSISHVYVPNIYRVQLNKEDYKIMENFGETFLLELAQHLYTEAGKQGYTFLTLPLVELYANQKIGRGEIEIETEYNDSIEVNWEKQAIEEMIVQDELERTTIMPNDRRLTNAIINENSRKSAGGLEIIKGNEEGRIYCLEQDIVTVGRQGDCDVEIKDEEMSRKHFRLYQESSRWFIQDLGSTNGTYVNKLKVDKYMLHPGDKIRAGQTVMVFKRK; encoded by the coding sequence ATGAGCCTGTTAAATAAGTTCGAAACGGCTGCAGAATATCTTTTTACCAATATGTTTAAGAAGACATCCAGCAGTATTCAGCCTGTTGAAGTGGCCGGAAAACTGCTGAAAGCCATGCTCAGGAATAAACAGGTCAGTATCTCCCATGTTTATGTCCCCAATATTTACCGGGTGCAGCTCAATAAGGAAGACTATAAGATTATGGAGAATTTCGGTGAAACATTCCTGCTTGAGCTGGCTCAGCATCTTTATACCGAAGCCGGTAAGCAGGGATATACTTTTCTGACTTTGCCTCTGGTTGAACTATATGCAAATCAGAAAATCGGCCGTGGTGAAATAGAAATCGAAACGGAATATAATGATTCTATTGAGGTAAATTGGGAAAAACAGGCGATTGAAGAAATGATTGTGCAGGATGAGCTGGAAAGAACGACAATTATGCCGAATGATAGAAGATTAACAAATGCGATCATCAATGAAAATAGCAGGAAAAGCGCAGGCGGTCTCGAAATAATTAAAGGAAATGAAGAAGGCAGGATTTATTGTCTGGAGCAGGATATCGTCACTGTCGGCCGGCAGGGAGACTGTGATGTTGAAATCAAAGATGAGGAGATGTCCCGCAAGCATTTTCGTTTGTATCAGGAAAGCAGCAGGTGGTTTATTCAGGATCTGGGGAGTACAAACGGGACTTATGTCAATAAGCTTAAAGTGGATAAATATATGCTGCATCCCGGGGATAAAATTCGGGCCGGTCAGACGGTTATGGTTTTTAAAAGAAAATAA
- the rlmN gene encoding 23S rRNA (adenine(2503)-C(2))-methyltransferase RlmN, whose product MFKMEKYDCRGLSEPEMEKLCLQNGIKKFRADQVFRWVQQKGVRCWDEMKNIGQEDTDKLKKVFCLQPLEIVKEQVSKDGTRKFLFRLPDGERIETVLMDYEKDLSRNRETVCVSTQVGCPVGCPFCATGVNGFHRNLSAGEITGQVLEIVRRMRINDPSFNVTNIVFMGMGEPFLNEESVLKAVRILNSENGQKIGMRRMTISTSGVVPGIIRLAEENKQVGLAISLHSARNHLRDILVPMNRRYPLQQLMRACREYVNQTGRRVTLEIALTEANANKDEAEALIRLIQGMPVHINLIPVNPVTESSMQRPAKEKIMEFKTLLEAKNLSVTVREEKGTDIDAACGQLRQRLEC is encoded by the coding sequence ATATTTAAGATGGAAAAATATGATTGCCGAGGCCTTTCGGAACCTGAGATGGAAAAACTGTGCCTGCAAAACGGAATAAAGAAATTCCGGGCCGATCAGGTTTTCAGGTGGGTGCAGCAAAAAGGTGTCCGGTGCTGGGATGAGATGAAGAACATCGGACAGGAGGATACGGATAAATTAAAGAAAGTATTCTGCCTTCAGCCTTTGGAAATCGTCAAAGAACAAGTTTCTAAAGACGGGACAAGGAAATTTCTTTTTCGTCTTCCTGACGGAGAAAGAATAGAAACTGTTCTGATGGATTATGAAAAAGATCTGTCCAGGAACCGGGAAACGGTATGTGTTTCCACTCAGGTTGGCTGTCCGGTTGGCTGCCCTTTTTGTGCCACCGGAGTGAACGGATTTCACAGGAACCTTTCCGCTGGCGAAATAACCGGTCAAGTGCTGGAGATCGTCCGGCGGATGAGGATAAATGACCCTTCCTTTAACGTAACCAATATTGTTTTTATGGGAATGGGAGAACCATTTCTAAACGAGGAATCCGTTCTCAAGGCCGTTCGGATCCTTAATAGTGAGAATGGGCAAAAGATCGGCATGAGAAGGATGACCATTTCGACAAGCGGGGTAGTTCCGGGAATTATCCGTTTAGCGGAAGAGAACAAGCAGGTGGGACTGGCGATATCCCTCCATTCAGCCCGGAATCATCTCCGGGACATCCTTGTGCCGATGAATAGACGTTATCCCCTTCAGCAATTAATGCGTGCCTGCCGGGAATATGTTAATCAGACGGGAAGGCGGGTAACCTTAGAAATCGCTTTAACCGAGGCCAATGCCAATAAGGATGAAGCAGAGGCCTTAATTCGCTTAATTCAGGGAATGCCGGTTCATATTAATCTGATACCGGTCAATCCTGTAACGGAAAGCAGTATGCAGAGGCCGGCAAAAGAAAAAATAATGGAATTTAAGACATTGCTGGAAGCAAAGAATCTATCGGTTACTGTTCGTGAGGAAAAGGGGACGGACATTGATGCGGCCTGTGGGCAATTAAGACAACGTCTGGAGTGTTAA
- the rsmB gene encoding 16S rRNA (cytosine(967)-C(5))-methyltransferase RsmB yields MAGGSVQVNSLGSDRPLSNDHNARRTAVRILTRAEKEKAYVNLLLQRQLRELGDSRDRQLAAALVNGTLKNRLTLDYAIRRHLKTPMSALPHMVRAILRTGAFQLLYMDRIPAAAAVNEAVKSVKAEEPKFAGLVNSVLHRVAEVGWEFPWPDQKKEPARYLAVKYSHPQWLAARWLARWGLEETEKLCISNNLPAPTCIRTNTLKISRENLVSRLENEGIQVTLSAKTPEGLFIEDFGALDELLSYQEGLFTVQDESSQLVAHILGVKPGERVLDVCCAPGGKTTHLAQLMNNQGTIIGNDLYPAKLSLVNELVERLGIGIIQTQAGDAGILEGIEGRFDKVLVDAPCSGLGVIRRRADLRWQKSEQEIKELSEIQKKILLRAADFVAPGGEMVYSTCTIEPEENFEVVKVFRAERPDFSSVSLTGEINFPVTAGDKKQLAKGVFQILPHLYNMDGFFLAKFRRAGL; encoded by the coding sequence ATGGCAGGAGGATCAGTCCAGGTGAATTCTTTGGGGAGTGATAGACCGTTGAGTAACGATCACAACGCACGGCGGACAGCTGTGCGTATTCTTACAAGGGCCGAAAAAGAAAAGGCTTATGTGAATCTCCTTCTGCAAAGACAGCTTCGAGAGCTGGGTGATTCCCGCGACCGGCAGCTGGCAGCCGCCCTGGTAAACGGTACGCTGAAAAACAGGCTTACTCTGGATTATGCTATCCGCAGGCATCTTAAGACGCCGATGTCTGCTTTGCCTCACATGGTCAGGGCGATTCTCCGGACCGGAGCATTTCAGCTTTTGTATATGGACCGGATCCCGGCCGCAGCGGCAGTCAATGAGGCGGTCAAGAGTGTCAAGGCAGAGGAACCGAAATTTGCCGGCCTTGTGAACAGTGTTTTGCACAGAGTGGCGGAGGTAGGCTGGGAATTTCCCTGGCCCGATCAGAAAAAGGAACCGGCCCGTTATTTGGCGGTTAAATATTCCCATCCGCAGTGGCTGGCGGCAAGATGGCTGGCAAGATGGGGGTTGGAGGAAACGGAGAAATTGTGCATTTCCAACAATCTTCCCGCGCCTACCTGTATCCGTACCAATACCCTTAAGATCAGCCGGGAAAACCTTGTTTCACGTTTGGAGAATGAGGGAATTCAGGTTACCCTAAGCGCGAAAACCCCGGAGGGGTTGTTTATCGAAGATTTTGGCGCTCTGGATGAGCTTCTTTCTTATCAGGAAGGCCTTTTTACCGTTCAGGACGAAAGTTCCCAGCTTGTGGCTCATATTCTGGGGGTAAAACCGGGGGAGAGAGTGCTTGACGTATGCTGTGCCCCGGGGGGGAAGACCACTCATCTTGCCCAGTTGATGAACAATCAGGGAACCATCATAGGAAATGATCTTTATCCGGCTAAGCTTTCTCTGGTCAATGAATTGGTGGAACGTCTCGGGATCGGCATAATTCAAACTCAGGCAGGGGACGCCGGAATTCTGGAGGGGATTGAAGGCCGGTTCGATAAAGTTCTGGTCGATGCGCCCTGCTCAGGATTGGGCGTGATCAGGCGGCGAGCTGATTTGCGCTGGCAGAAAAGCGAGCAGGAGATAAAAGAGCTTTCCGAGATCCAAAAAAAAATTCTGCTGAGGGCGGCTGATTTTGTCGCTCCGGGGGGAGAAATGGTTTACTCTACCTGTACGATTGAGCCTGAGGAAAATTTTGAGGTTGTCAAAGTGTTTCGTGCCGAACGCCCGGATTTTTCTTCCGTATCCTTGACAGGTGAAATCAATTTTCCGGTAACGGCCGGGGACAAAAAACAGCTGGCTAAAGGGGTATTTCAAATCCTGCCTCATCTCTACAACATGGATGGATTTTTTCTGGCAAAATTTAGACGGGCAGGTTTATAA
- the fmt gene encoding methionyl-tRNA formyltransferase, whose protein sequence is MRIVFMGTPDFAVPTLEILHRTGYEITGVFTQPDKPAGRGNKLKAGPVKEAAMKLGLSVFQPVRIKAPEAVALLRELRPDCIVVVAFGQILSAEILHIPPFGCINVHASLLPQYRGAAPIHRAVLNGDKMTGITTMFMDEGLDTGDILLQAEIPIEQNDSVGVVHDQLAQTGAQLLLDTLKKIKEKTLRRTPQSQDFTYAPMLTKEDEYLDWKGEATQIHNQIRGLNPWPGACTSFRGEKVKIWSSEIVGEWRPELAEQTAKEEALKENRAEATIPGTILAMTAKGFICSTGRGYIEILEIQPAGKTRMKARDFINGRRISPGEFFGE, encoded by the coding sequence ATGCGCATAGTTTTTATGGGTACTCCTGATTTTGCAGTGCCTACACTTGAAATTTTGCACCGGACCGGTTATGAAATAACGGGGGTTTTTACTCAGCCCGATAAACCGGCGGGCAGAGGAAATAAACTGAAAGCCGGGCCGGTGAAAGAAGCGGCAATGAAGCTGGGGCTGTCTGTATTTCAGCCTGTGCGGATTAAAGCACCGGAAGCTGTGGCTCTTTTGCGCGAGCTCCGCCCTGATTGTATTGTTGTCGTTGCCTTCGGGCAGATACTTTCGGCGGAGATTCTTCATATTCCGCCTTTCGGCTGTATTAATGTCCATGCTTCCCTTCTGCCCCAATACAGAGGAGCTGCTCCTATCCACCGGGCAGTATTGAACGGGGATAAGATGACCGGCATAACCACCATGTTTATGGATGAAGGCCTCGATACCGGTGATATTCTCTTACAGGCTGAGATTCCTATTGAGCAGAATGATTCGGTAGGTGTTGTCCATGATCAGTTAGCCCAGACAGGAGCTCAGTTACTGTTGGATACATTAAAGAAGATCAAGGAGAAAACCCTGCGGAGGACCCCGCAGTCTCAGGACTTTACATATGCCCCGATGCTGACAAAGGAAGACGAATATCTTGATTGGAAAGGCGAAGCCACTCAAATCCATAATCAGATCCGGGGGCTCAATCCCTGGCCCGGAGCCTGCACTTCTTTCCGCGGGGAAAAAGTCAAGATCTGGTCAAGCGAAATCGTGGGGGAATGGAGGCCGGAGCTGGCAGAGCAAACGGCGAAAGAAGAAGCACTGAAAGAAAACCGGGCAGAGGCAACCATTCCCGGTACGATCCTGGCCATGACCGCGAAGGGGTTTATTTGCAGCACAGGCAGAGGGTATATTGAGATTTTAGAGATACAGCCTGCCGGAAAAACCAGAATGAAAGCCCGGGACTTTATTAATGGCAGGAGGATCAGTCCAGGTGAATTCTTTGGGGAGTGA